The nucleotide window GAAGAGCTCTATCGGACCTTCTGTGAGGGAGAGATCCTCCTGACGGACACCCGCACGGCGGAGATGGCCAAGCTGGTGGAGAACTCCTTCCGCGACGTCAACATCGCCTTCGCCAACGAACTGTCCCTGATCTGCGCCGAGCAGGGCATCGACGTCTGGGAGCTCATCGAGCTCGCCAACCACCACCCGCGCGTGAACATCCTGCAGCCCGGTCCCGGTGTGGGCGGGCACTGCATCGCCGTGGACCCCTGGTTCATCGTCGATGCCGCCCCGAGCACCGCCCGCCTCATCCGAGCCGCTCGCGAGATCAACGACGCCAAGCCCCGCTGGGTGATCGGCCAGGTGAAGGCCGCCGCCTTCGACGTGCAGCAGGAGACCGGTCGCGCCCCCGTCGTCGCCGCCCTCGGCCTGGCGTTCAAGCCGAACATCGACGATCTGCGCGAGTCGCCCGCCCTGAACATCGCGGTGGACCTGGCCGACCAGTTCCATGCCTCCTCGGTCCTGGTGGTCGAGCCGCATGTGGACGCGCTCCCGCCGCGCCTCGCCGACAAGCCCAACGTCCAGCTGGTGACGGCTGACGAGGCGGTGGCGCAGGCGGACATCGTCCTGCTGCTGGTGGATCACGACGCCTTCGCGGGGCTCGGTGAGCGGGTTCGGGACAAGCGTGTCATCGACACGCGCGGACAGTGGCGCCGGAGCTGACGGGCCGGTGACCCGGGGGCGGGCAGGAGTGCTGTCCCGCCCCGGAGGGAACCCCGCGGGTCATCTGGCGGCACCAGGTCCCACTCTGGCCGCCCGTCCGGGCGCCCGACCTGGATAGAGTGGGCGGCGCGCCGGACGAGTTCCATGTGCACCGGCGTCCGGGCGAGGTACACGGGAGGGTCAGTGGATCAGCAGAGCATCTCCGGTCTCCTGGGACGAGTGAGGGAGGTCCCCTGGGCGCGCCACGCCGCGCTGACCGCCCAGATCGTCGCCGAGCACGTCGTGGATGATCCGCTGCAGCTGCTCCTGCAGGGCTCCCGCCGGCTGCCCGCCGCGTGGCGGGGCCCCCTCGGCACGCTCGTCACCACGACCGCCGGCCGAGGTTCGGGGCTCGGCTCCGTGGCCGCCGCCGTTGGACTGGAGATGCAGGGCCGCACCGCCGAGGCCCGCGCCCGTGTCGCCGGAGGAACCGGCGATGCCCGGCCCGTCGCCGCCGCCGCCGTCGCCCGCGCGGACGCCGCCCTGCTGCTCGGCGACGCCGCCCTCGCCGCCGGCCTGCTGGAGGCCGTCCCGGAGAATGGCCGCGGCACCGCGTGGCACGCCGCCGCCGCCCGCCTGGCGCTGCACCGCGGGGACCTCGACGCCGCCGTCGCCGCGTCGGACCGTCGTGGGCTCGGCGACCTGCACGAGCGCATGGCGGGGGAGGCGGCCGCCTTCGCGGGGCACCGCCCGCACGTGCCCCGCCCCGCGTCCTACGCCCCCGTGCCGGGGCGCGTCCTCCACGTGCTCACCAACTCCCTGCCCCACACCGGGTCCGGCTACGCGCAGCGCAGCCACTCGACGCTGCGCGCGCTCGCGGACGCCGGGGTGCACGTGGAGGCCGTCACCCGGCCGGGCTGGCCGGCCCAGGTGGGCGTCCCGTGGGCGGCGCGCCAGGACATGGTGGACGGGATCCACTACCGCCGCCTCACCCCGTGGCGCCTGGCCCAGGGGACCGCGGCCCGCATGGATCAGCACGCGCGCCTCCTCGCGGCGGAGGTCGACCGGTTCCGGCCGCAGGCGCTGCACACCACCACCCACTTCGTGAACGCCGTGGCGGTGCGGGCCGTGGCCGAGGCCTATGGCATCCCGTGGGTCTACGAGGTCCGGGGCCAGCTCGCGGACACGTGGGCGTCCAAGCGCGACGCCGCCGCCCTCACCTCCCAGCGCTACCGCGAGTTCGTGGCGCGTGAGGAGGAGGCGGCACGGTCCGCGGACGCCGTCGTGACCCTGGGGGAGACCATGGCCGCCCGCCTGCGGGCCCAGGGCGTGGCCCCGCAGGACATCACCGTGTGCCCCAACGCGATCGGCGAGGCGTTCCTGGCCGAGCCGCCCACCCGCGCGGCCGCCCGCCGCCGTCTGGGGCTGGCCGAGGACCACGTCTACATCGGCACCGTGTCCTCCCTGGTGGGATACGAGGGGCTCGACACCCTCCTGCGCGCCGCGGCCCTCCTGATGCCGGACCACCCCTCCCTGCGGGTGTCCATCGCCGGCGACGGGGTCAGCCTTCCGGCCCTCCGCAGCCTCGCCTCGGACCTCGGGATCGCGGACCGCGTGCGCTTCCCCGGCCGCGTCGCCCGGTCCGAGGCGCTGTGGGAGCAGGTCAGCCTGGACGTGTTCACCGTGCCCCGCCGCGACCTGCCGGTCACCCGCGCGGTGACGCCCATGAAGTCGGTGGAGGCGTCCGCCGTGGGCACGCCCGTGGTGGCCTCGGACCTCCCCGCGCTCGCCGAGCTCGTGCAGGACGGCGTCACCGGACTGCTCGTGCCGGCGGAGGACCCGGCGGCGTGGGCGCGGTGCCTCGGGGACCTCCTCGCGGAGCCCGGACGGCGGGAGTCGCTCGGATCCGCCGGACGCGCCTGGGCCGTGGGCACCCGTACGTGGGAGGCGAATGCGCGGCGGTATCGTGACCTCTACGAACGGCTCGGCGTGGAGGTTCCTCCCGGGCGAGACTGACGTCCCCCCCGCCCCTGGTGCCGGGGTGTGATCCGAGACTGAGGAGAGACCGTGACCGACTTCCTGGTGGCCGTGCGCACGTCGCGGGTGGAGGAGCAGGACAGGGCGGCCACGGGACGCCTGCTCGAGTCCGTGGCACGCGGCTACGCGTCGTTCGTGGGTATGGACTACGAGCCCGAGCCGGCGCTCGTGCATCCGTCCGCCTCGACGTCGGCGCTGGTGTTCGCCCGGCGGGGCACCGAGCCCGTGCTCCCGGCGCGCGGCGATCGGTGGGCCGTGATGGCCGGTGCCGAGGACGCGGCCGACCTGGCGGACGCTGTGCGGCTGCGCGCGGGACGCCTGGTCTACGAGCGGCCGGTGTGGGGTCACTACGCCGCCGTGCTGGTGGAGCGCTGGACGGGCCGGGTCACCGCGTGGAACACGGTGCCGGCCTTCGAGGCCGTTCACTGGGGTCAGGACGGCCGACAGGTCTACCTGTCGAACCGGCCGCTGCTCGTCGCCCTGGCGCTGGCGGGCGGGCGACGCGACGCCGTAGCCCTCTCCCCGGCCTACCTGGCGGAGTACCTGTCCTTCGGCTACTCCATGACGGGGCAGTCCCCGTTCGAGAACGTGCGCGTGCTCCCCGTGGACCGCGCCGTCCAGGTCCATGACGGCCGGGTCACGGACGTCGACGCCCCCGCGGGGCTCACCCATCCGCTCTCCGCCGACCACACGCCCGAGGAGGGCGCCGACGCGCTGGCGGACGCGATGCGTGCGTCCGCCGACCGCGTGGAGCGACGCGTGGGAGACCGGCCGCTGCAGCTGCGGGTCTCCGGCGGCGCGGACAGCCGACTCCTCATCGGGCTGATGCGCGGACGCGGCATGTCGATCTCGACCCTGACGTACGGGCAGGACCACGATCTCGACGTCCGCCTCGGCCGCATCCTCTCGGAGAGTGCGGGCCTGCCCTTCCGCATGTCCACTCCGCCTCTCGCCCCGGGTGACGACGTCACGGAGCAGCTGAGCGCCACCCTCCGCCGGAGTCGGGGCGTCCCTCCGTCCGAGGCCCACACCGGTCGATACCTCGGTGCGGACGTCGGCGGTCCCGGGGAGGCCGTGATGCTGGGGAACTGGCCGCTCTACAAGGGCGGGGCGGCCAAGAGCTTGCGCTACACGCAGGAGTCCGCCCAGGAGGCGATGCTCTCCTCGGCTTCCGGCGCGGTGCGCCCGGGCGTCCGCGCGGGGCATGACGCCTGGCTGCGCGACTGGTTCCGGACCCAGCCCGCCAACAATCCCGTCGAGTCGATGTACCTGTTCGCCCGCCAGTTTAGGTCGGGGCGGTGGATGCAGGGACACATCAGCCTCTACTCCGCTGACGCGATGGTCGCCTACCCCCTGGGCGACGCCGAGGTCACAGCGGTGGCGGACGTGCTGGCGATGGCGGAGAAGGTCTCGTACCGCGCCGCCTTCGGCGCGCTCGCCCGGGTGTGGCCCGAGGGGACGGCCATCCCTCTGGACGGCAAGCCGTGGAAGTTCGAGCTCGCCGGTCCCGACCCGTCCTGGTCGGGTGACCACTACGAGGATCGGATGCGTCCGTTGCCACCGCTCGAACCCCGGGCCGGCCACGTTCCTGCCGCTGAACGGGGGGAGCACTCCGGCGCCGCCGCCGCTGAGCTGGCCTCCGACATCGTCCGGTCGGAGGGCTTCGGCGCGCTGGCGCCGTTGCTCGCGGAGGAGTGGCTCCGGGCCATCGGCGCGACGGCGGAGTCCGGGAGTGCCGCCCTTCCGGCGGGGGTTTCCATGCGGGAGTTCCGCAAGACGCTCTGGCGCATTCGCACGGCGGACCTGTGGTTCGGGGCCTCCTGGCTGCGGGGCTGACGCCTCCGCCGTGCCGGGTCAGCGCAGGCCCAGCACGGCGTCGGCCAGCGCGGGCACGACGCGCCGCTCGCCGAAGCGCTCCTCCACGTACGCCGCCGCCTCCGCCGTGAGCTGGGACCAGCGTGCCGTGTCGGCGACCTCGTCGTGCAGGCGCCGGGCCATCTCGTCCGTCGACGCGGCCAGCCAGTCCGGCGGGTAGAGCAGGTCCGCGCCGGCCCACGCGAGGGAGCGCGGCAGGCACCCGTGCACGGCCCCGTCGGGCAGGGTGAAGTGGAAAGACTCGAAGTCGGAGACGGACAGGACGACGCCCACCCTCGTGTACCACGCACCCATGTCTGGGCCGTGCGGGTCCCAGCGCACCGCGCTCTCCAGCAGGGGATCCTCGGCCATCCGGCGGGCCTGCTCGGCGAAGTACGCGGCCTCCTCGGGGCGGGCCGTCATCCATGCGACGTCTTCCGGACGATGGCCGCGGATGACCAGCCGGAAACGCGACTCCTCCGCACGCAGCGTGGCGAGGAGGTCCAGGGCGCGATGCAGCCCCTTGCGCGCGGGGAGGACACCCACCAGGCCCAGCGTGAACCGGCGAAGCGGGTCGGTCTCGTCGGTCGACGGAGGGCGGCGCCCGGGGATCCGGACGGCGTTGGGGATCCAGAGGGCGCGCTCCGCGGGGAAGCCGGTGTCCCGCAGCACCTGGGCGCGCACGTGCTCCGCCACGAACACCCATGAGTCGACGGCGTCCCGCCGCACCCGCCGGGGGAACTCGGTCGACGCCTCCTGGAGATGAGTGCGGACCGTGAGCCGGGTTCCGTCCGGCCGATGTCGTGAATACCACGCGGCATTGCCGAGCGACCACTCGCAGTGCACGACGTCGGCCCACTGGGCCAGGGCCGCGCTCGCGCCGGGATCGTGCCGGGCGTGACCGCGCCATTCGTCCACCCGCACCTCGTGCCCCCGGGCGCGGAGCTCCTCGAGGAGGCCGCCTGCGAACTTGAGGTCGTGGCCGGCTACGACCACCCGGCGCGGCTCGGCGCCCACTCGGACCCGAGGCGGCGGTGGTGCGGGCGGTGGGGTGAGCGGAGTCCCTCTCCGGACCAGCTCGAGCCGTGCCGCGCGTCCGCGGGCTGCCAGGACGGCGGGCGGAGCGGCGGCGTCCGCAGGGCTCAGGAGCGCGCGCCCGGCCGCGGCTGCGAGGTCTCGCAGTGCAGGGGACGACCGTTCCGGGTGCGGCACCACCACGGCGTCGACCAGCGAGAGCGCCTCGGTCCAGCGTCCCGGCGCGTCCGTGCCGGCGACGGCTCCGGGGACCACGAGGACGCCGGGAACCTGCCGGCCGTGGGCTCGGTGGAGCAGCCGCGCCATCCGCGGACCGCAACGCCGCGTGTCAGTCACCACGGTGTGCAGGCCCCCACCCTTCAGAGACCGGGCACGGGAGGCGGCCAGCGCGACGGCGTCTTCGGGCCGCCACGTTCCGGGCTCGGCGGGGTCCACGGGCAAGAGCAGGACACCGGGGGACCGGGGTGTCCTCGGTCCCAGGGGGTTCCACGCGTCGAGCGAGAGTCGACGGGCTCCGGTGACCGCGCGCGTGAGCCGGGCGGAGGCGGGGAGCGGGAGGATGCGGTGCGCCAGCGGATCCCCGTCTATGGCTTCGCCGGTGGTGGGAGACGCGGTCCATGCGGACGAGGGCAAAGTGAGGCTGCCGACGAGCCTGCGTCCCTGGCGGGCGGCGGAGTTCCAGACGTCCGCGACCCGGACCTGAGTGCGGTCGGCCAGGAGACGGGCCAGGCGGAGAGGACGGCCGCCGGGGGTCAAGGGGCCGAGACTCTGTCGGGACGGGCGCCGTCAGGCCAGGTGACATGGGTCCGCTTCAGGACGCCGCGTTCGGCCTCCAGGAGGGCCAGGGCGCCCTCATGGTCACCGCGCGCCTTCTTCCGCGTGTAGCGCGCATAAGTCTTCGTGACCGACTTGGCCCCGGAGTCCATCGTCAGTACGCCCTGCTCGATCCAGATGGCCCGCGTGCACATCTCCTGGATGGTGCTCATGGAGTGGCTGACCAGGAACACGCATCCCGCCTGTTCGCGTAGCTGGTCGATCCGACTGCGCGTCCGTGCGCGGAACTGGGCGTCGCCGGTGTTCAGCGCCTCGTCGATGACCAGGATGTCGGGGTCCACCGCCGTGGCGATCGCGAACTGCAGGCGGGATGCCATGCCCGAGGAGTACGCCTTCAGCGGCAGCTGAAGCGCCTTCGGCTCCAGTCCGGAGAGCTCGACGATCGAGTCGTACTTGGCTTCGGCCTCGACCTGGGACATGCCCATGGCCAGGCATCCGAGCATGATGTTGTCCTCGCCGGACACCTGGCGCACCAGGGCGGCGTTGACGCCCAGCATCACGGGGGTGGTCGCAGCGAACACATGGCCGGTCGTGGGATGGAGCTGACCGGTGACGAGCTTCATGAGCGTGGACTTGCCCGAGCCGTTGGTGCCGATTACACCGACTGACTCTCCGCGGCGAACGACCAGGGACAGAGGCTGCAGGGCTTCCACGGTGTTGGTGCGCAGGCCGGACGCGCCCCCGCGGAGGCGAGCTCGCAAGGAGCGTGTTCCGATGGCCTCCGCCGAGCGGACGGTGTAGGTCATCCCTGCCTGGTCGAGGACGACGGCGGCATCGTCCACCCGCTTCACCGGCGCCGGTGAAGCGACTGATGGTGCGAGGGCGTGACGAGGGACGTAGGAGTTGGTCGAAGATGCCGAACTAGAAGGAGTCATCGCTCCTCCCCGTATGTCTCCTCGGCCTTCCAGAAGAAGACGAGTCCGATCACGAGCAGCGCGGCGGTCCAGGCGAGCAGCACTGCCCAGCGCGCTGGGTCGGCCGACTGGCCGTAGACCATCGACTGCCGCGCGATGTCCAGGACGCAGAACATGGGGTTCAGGTGCATGACGGTCATCATCGTGGGGCTGTTCTCGAAACGATGGGCGCTGAAGAAGACGGCGGACAGATAGAGCCAGATGCGCATACCGAACCCGATGAGGTTGGCGAAGTCGACCCAGTGGGCCACGATCCGTGCCAGCACAAGCGAGAGGCCGACGTTGAACAGGGTCTGGACGGCCAGGAGGGGGATCATCAACAGCCATCGCCAGGTGATGGCTTCCAGGGGCGGGATCACCAGGACGAGTGCCACCATCACGGCCAAGGTGGGTCCGAACTGCAGGAGTTCACGGATGTTGGTGGCGATGGGCAGAGTGGCGCGGGGGAACTGGAAGGCGCGCACGATCGAGGCATTGCTCGAGATGGACCGGGAGCCGCTCGTGACGGCCTGGGTCGTGAAGCGGAAGAGGAACACGCCGACGATGAGGTAGGCGATGAAGTTCTCGATCCCCCGCCCGGTTCCCAGGAGCAGTCCAAACACAAGGAAGTACGCCAGACCGTCCAGGATCGGGTTGAGCACCATCCACAGGCGGCCCAGCGTGTTCGTCGAGTTGGCCCCGGCGATACGGGAGCGAGAGTCGAACAGGATGAATGACCGGTAGGACCAGAGCGAGGCGATATACGCTCCCAGCTGAGGGCGAGCGCCGACGCGGTGCAGCCCAGATCCGTCCACTTCGAGCACGATTTCCGTCCCTGTGGCTGCCGTGGATTCGGCCATGCGGAACAACCCTCTCTTGCGCATCTCGCGGGCGAACGTGCCGGTGGGGGCGACGCGAGTCGTCAGTCTAGCCCGCGTCCCACTCGGCCCGATCAGTAGACTCAGGTGAACCGGAGGGCGGGTCACGGCACTCCCCGGTACCCCGCAGTCAACCCTGGAGGATCTCTTGCCCATCGTCATGCCCATCTACGGAACCCGACCGGAGGCCATCAAGGTGGCGCCCATCGTGAAGGCGCTCCAGGCGGACGACCGCTTCGACTGCGTCGTCACGGTCACGGGACAGCACCGCGAGATGCTGGACCAGGTCAATGAGCTCTTCGGGATCGTCCCCGACCATGACCTCAACATCATCCAGCCGCGCCAGACCCTCAACGGCGTCTTCGCCCGCACCCTCGCCGGCCTCGACGCCGTGCTGGAGGAGGTCGGCCCTGACGCCGTCCTCGTGCAGGGGGACACCACCACCTCGACGGCGGCCGCCGTCGCCGCGTTCAACCGCCAGATCCCCGTGGTCCACGCCGAGGCGGGCCTGCGAAGCTTCGACATCATGTCCCCGTTCCCGGAGGAGGCGAACCGGAAGATCACCAGCCAGATCGCCGCGCTGCACCTGCCGCCCACCTCGGTCAGTCGGGACAACCTGCTGCGCGAGGCTGTCGCGGAGGAGGACGTCTACGTCACCGGGAACACCGTGATCGACGCCCTCCTGGAGGCCGTGCGGGCCCAGGTGCCGTTCGAGGACGAGCGCCTCGCCGCCCTCGAGTCGTCCGGGCGCCGCATCGTGCTCATCACCACGCACCGCCGCGAGAACCAGGGTGATGCGATGCGCGGGGTCGGTCGAGCACTGGCCCGGCTCGCGGCCCGCTTCCCGGACGTGTCGTTCGTCCTGCCGGCGCACCGCAACCCCGTGGTGCGCGAGGCGATCCTGCCCCACCTCGAGGGCCTGGAGAACGTGCTCGTCACCGAGCCGCTGGCGTACGGCGAGTTCACCCACCTGCTCTCGGCGGCCACCGTGGTGCTCACCGACTCGGGCGGGGTGCAGGAGGAGGCGCCCTCGCTGGGCAAGCCCGTCCTCGTGATGCGGGAGAACACCGAACGCCCCGAGGCCGTGAGCGC belongs to Micrococcus sp. 2A and includes:
- the wecC gene encoding UDP-N-acetyl-D-mannosamine dehydrogenase, with translation MSSINTVAVIGLGYIGLPTAAILAENGMTVLGVDVSERTVAAVNAGTVPFVEPDLAEFVQRNVEAGRLSASRETPQADAYIVAVPTPFKGDHAPDLSYIESASRALSPQLRGGELVILESTSPPGATEHMAEVILEARPDLKDAGLEFAHCPERVLPGRVMVELVTNDRIVGGSTLAAARRAEELYRTFCEGEILLTDTRTAEMAKLVENSFRDVNIAFANELSLICAEQGIDVWELIELANHHPRVNILQPGPGVGGHCIAVDPWFIVDAAPSTARLIRAAREINDAKPRWVIGQVKAAAFDVQQETGRAPVVAALGLAFKPNIDDLRESPALNIAVDLADQFHASSVLVVEPHVDALPPRLADKPNVQLVTADEAVAQADIVLLLVDHDAFAGLGERVRDKRVIDTRGQWRRS
- a CDS encoding glycosyltransferase family 4 protein, which produces MREVPWARHAALTAQIVAEHVVDDPLQLLLQGSRRLPAAWRGPLGTLVTTTAGRGSGLGSVAAAVGLEMQGRTAEARARVAGGTGDARPVAAAAVARADAALLLGDAALAAGLLEAVPENGRGTAWHAAAARLALHRGDLDAAVAASDRRGLGDLHERMAGEAAAFAGHRPHVPRPASYAPVPGRVLHVLTNSLPHTGSGYAQRSHSTLRALADAGVHVEAVTRPGWPAQVGVPWAARQDMVDGIHYRRLTPWRLAQGTAARMDQHARLLAAEVDRFRPQALHTTTHFVNAVAVRAVAEAYGIPWVYEVRGQLADTWASKRDAAALTSQRYREFVAREEEAARSADAVVTLGETMAARLRAQGVAPQDITVCPNAIGEAFLAEPPTRAAARRRLGLAEDHVYIGTVSSLVGYEGLDTLLRAAALLMPDHPSLRVSIAGDGVSLPALRSLASDLGIADRVRFPGRVARSEALWEQVSLDVFTVPRRDLPVTRAVTPMKSVEASAVGTPVVASDLPALAELVQDGVTGLLVPAEDPAAWARCLGDLLAEPGRRESLGSAGRAWAVGTRTWEANARRYRDLYERLGVEVPPGRD
- a CDS encoding ABC transporter ATP-binding protein, which gives rise to MTYTVRSAEAIGTRSLRARLRGGASGLRTNTVEALQPLSLVVRRGESVGVIGTNGSGKSTLMKLVTGQLHPTTGHVFAATTPVMLGVNAALVRQVSGEDNIMLGCLAMGMSQVEAEAKYDSIVELSGLEPKALQLPLKAYSSGMASRLQFAIATAVDPDILVIDEALNTGDAQFRARTRSRIDQLREQAGCVFLVSHSMSTIQEMCTRAIWIEQGVLTMDSGAKSVTKTYARYTRKKARGDHEGALALLEAERGVLKRTHVTWPDGARPDRVSAP
- a CDS encoding ABC transporter permease, with product MAESTAATGTEIVLEVDGSGLHRVGARPQLGAYIASLWSYRSFILFDSRSRIAGANSTNTLGRLWMVLNPILDGLAYFLVFGLLLGTGRGIENFIAYLIVGVFLFRFTTQAVTSGSRSISSNASIVRAFQFPRATLPIATNIRELLQFGPTLAVMVALVLVIPPLEAITWRWLLMIPLLAVQTLFNVGLSLVLARIVAHWVDFANLIGFGMRIWLYLSAVFFSAHRFENSPTMMTVMHLNPMFCVLDIARQSMVYGQSADPARWAVLLAWTAALLVIGLVFFWKAEETYGEER
- the wecB gene encoding UDP-N-acetylglucosamine 2-epimerase (non-hydrolyzing) is translated as MPIVMPIYGTRPEAIKVAPIVKALQADDRFDCVVTVTGQHREMLDQVNELFGIVPDHDLNIIQPRQTLNGVFARTLAGLDAVLEEVGPDAVLVQGDTTTSTAAAVAAFNRQIPVVHAEAGLRSFDIMSPFPEEANRKITSQIAALHLPPTSVSRDNLLREAVAEEDVYVTGNTVIDALLEAVRAQVPFEDERLAALESSGRRIVLITTHRRENQGDAMRGVGRALARLAARFPDVSFVLPAHRNPVVREAILPHLEGLENVLVTEPLAYGEFTHLLSAATVVLTDSGGVQEEAPSLGKPVLVMRENTERPEAVSAGTVRLIGTDEELVVSEVSRLLEDPQAYTAMSTAVNPYGDGRAAERTVSGIAQLLGVGERLPAFDGA